The following is a genomic window from Spiribacter sp. 1M189.
GCATTCGGTGGGCCCGTGTGAGCCCGCCAACCTTGGCGATCTTGATGTTCACCACATCCATGGCGCCATCCGACAGGGCACGCATGAGGGTGGCAAAACCGTCGATACTCTCGTCGAGCACGAAAGGCCGGGCCGTCGCACGCCGGATCTGAAGGCAGGACTCGTACCCGGGGCAGGGCTGCTCGATATACACATCGAGATCGCCAACCGCGGCAGCAACACGCATGGCGCCATGCTGAGTCCAGCCGGTGTTGGCATCCGCGACCAGCGTGTCGCCGGCACGCATCACCGCGGCGCAGGCGTGAATGCGCTCGATGTCGGTGTCCGGATCACCGCCCACCTTGAGCTGGAACCTGGTGTACCCCTCCGCCTGATACTGGCGGCAGCGATCGGCCATCTGCTCCGGGCCCTGCTGGGATATCGCACGGTACAGAGCGATATCATCGCCGTAGCGTCCGCCGAGCAGATGGCAGACCGGCTGTCCGGTCACCTTGCCGAGAATGTCCCAGCAGGCAATGTCCAGCGGTGACTTGACGTAGTTGTGTCCGCGCATCGCCTGATCCATGAAGTGGCTGATCTGCATGGGGCGGCACGGATCCATGCCCAGCAGCTGCGGCGCGAGTTCGCGCAGACCGGTTCTCGCGCCCTCGGCGTAGGCGGGCAGATAAGCCGGCCCCAGGGGGCAGACTTCTCCCGCCCCCGTCACGCCGGCATCGGTCTCCAGCTCGACGATGGTGGTGTCGAAAACGTCGACACTATTCCCGCCCGACCAGGCATAACGCCCCTCGTGCAGCGGCAGATCGAGCTGGTAGACGTTAATGGCGGTGATTTTCACGGGACTCTCCGTACTCAGCCCTTGCCGCGGCGTTCCGAGAGAAATTCCAGCAGATCGTCGCGGGCGGCCAGAATGTGCTCGGCCAGCAGACGCGTGGCCTCGGCGTTATCACGGTGCTCGCAGAGCGTGACCAGCCGATCATGCTCCTCGCGTGCCCTTGAGGTGTTGTGATCGGACAGATTGAGCTGCAGACGCAGGTAGCGGTCGGCGTTGCGATGCAGCTTGCGCAGGATATCCATGCTGCGATGACGGCCTGCCGGGGCATACAGGGCGCTGTGGAGGCGCCAGTTGTACTGCCCCCATTTGCCGTCTGATACCGGTTGGGCAAGGCTCTCGTCGAACTGGCGGAGCACCTCACGGGCCGAGGCGATGACCTCCGAGGTGATGTGCGGCAGGGCACGCTGGAGAAGATCCACCTCGATCAGGGCACGGAGATCAAAGATCTCGCGGATCTCCTCAAGGGACAGGACGCTGACGGCATACCCCTTGTGCGCGGTCTGCGTGACGAGCCCCTCGCCCTCAAGCTGCAGGAGTGCCTCGCGCAGCGGTATTCGGCTCACGCCAAACTCCGAGGCAAGACTGTCCTGGCGAAGTGGAACACCCTCCGGAAACTCGAGATTGAGAATCCGCTCGCGTAGCGCATCCACCAGCATGCCGGCGACGGTCTGCCGCTCCCCGTTCCCCTCCAGACGCATTGTCGTTGACCATCCCTATCCCGAACGCTAATTTTTATACAATATACGACAAGCGAGGGGAAACCCTCATTACAACAAGGAGAACCTTCATGACCCCTGACTGGCGCGGCATCTATCCCGCTGTCACCACGCAGTTCCGACCCGACTTCAGCCTCGATCTGGAGGCGACCCGGCGCGTGGTGGACAACCTCATCAACGACGGCGTCCACGGATTGGTCATGCTGGGAACCTGCGGCGAGAACACGTCACTCACCGCCGAGGAGAAACTCGACGTCATACGCGCGGCCTGCGAGGTAAGCAGCGGCCGCGTCCCCGTCATCACTGGCGTTGCGGAGTACACCACCGATATGGCGTCCAGCTATGTGCGCGACGTCGAAGCCATCGGCGCCG
Proteins encoded in this region:
- a CDS encoding cis-3-hydroxy-L-proline dehydratase yields the protein MKITAINVYQLDLPLHEGRYAWSGGNSVDVFDTTIVELETDAGVTGAGEVCPLGPAYLPAYAEGARTGLRELAPQLLGMDPCRPMQISHFMDQAMRGHNYVKSPLDIACWDILGKVTGQPVCHLLGGRYGDDIALYRAISQQGPEQMADRCRQYQAEGYTRFQLKVGGDPDTDIERIHACAAVMRAGDTLVADANTGWTQHGAMRVAAAVGDLDVYIEQPCPGYESCLQIRRATARPFVLDESIDGFATLMRALSDGAMDVVNIKIAKVGGLTRAHRMRDLCVESGIGMTLEDTWGGDVATAAIAHLAHSTPEAMRFSVTDFNSYVTRDFAPGAPRRRGGRLAAPDAPGLGLELDYRVLGDPVWRTAA
- a CDS encoding GntR family transcriptional regulator, coding for MRLEGNGERQTVAGMLVDALRERILNLEFPEGVPLRQDSLASEFGVSRIPLREALLQLEGEGLVTQTAHKGYAVSVLSLEEIREIFDLRALIEVDLLQRALPHITSEVIASAREVLRQFDESLAQPVSDGKWGQYNWRLHSALYAPAGRHRSMDILRKLHRNADRYLRLQLNLSDHNTSRAREEHDRLVTLCEHRDNAEATRLLAEHILAARDDLLEFLSERRGKG